Proteins co-encoded in one Spirosoma endbachense genomic window:
- a CDS encoding RNA polymerase sigma-70 factor, translated as MTESEGQPLSNQGNFPRPFQTPDRVTSIVDNEHIVRSAFTNSPQKGFEALFRLYYLPLCSHAVRFVYTREVAEDIVGEVFYQLWKTGSYATIQHTYRTYLYAAVRHRAYNYLRDELTGNRTPASLDDIGETSLGETPQTLIEYDETFQRVEKVIHELPPQCQRIFLMSRFENRKNQEIADELGLALKTVEAHMARALQQLRRVFLPIGLFLFLPFH; from the coding sequence ATGACTGAATCTGAAGGCCAACCTCTATCTAATCAAGGCAATTTCCCGCGTCCGTTCCAGACACCTGACCGTGTTACGTCGATCGTGGATAACGAACATATTGTCCGATCTGCCTTTACCAACTCGCCCCAAAAGGGGTTCGAGGCATTATTCCGGCTTTATTATCTGCCTCTTTGCAGCCACGCCGTACGCTTTGTTTATACCCGTGAAGTCGCCGAAGATATTGTCGGCGAAGTGTTTTACCAGCTTTGGAAAACAGGTAGTTATGCGACGATTCAGCACACCTACCGAACATACCTCTACGCAGCCGTTCGGCATCGGGCCTATAACTACCTCCGCGACGAACTAACGGGTAATCGAACACCAGCGTCGCTCGACGACATAGGCGAAACAAGTCTGGGTGAAACGCCCCAAACGCTCATTGAATACGATGAGACATTCCAGCGGGTAGAAAAAGTAATTCACGAACTGCCACCGCAATGCCAGCGGATATTCCTGATGAGCCGCTTCGAGAATCGCAAAAATCAGGAAATCGCCGACGAACTTGGCCTGGCGCTCAAAACCGTTGAAGCGCATATGGCTCGCGCCCTTCAGCAATTGCGTCGAGTGTTTCTACCGATTGGTCTGTTTCTTTTTCTCCCATTTCACTAA
- a CDS encoding FecR family protein yields the protein MEDIVNKAVLFDYFSGRVSPLQKKSVESWLSVSGNLELYYQWLHEWELNRLQTNANWQHAYERTSMRITDTSAIGRQENQQPPTNWRSGRVMQWISHVWLAAASIMLVLGLAGWLFRDVLLYQTIRTEFGETKSVTLPDGSVVTLNANSSLRFPRWFDTPIGFGKWTINTDASRQNQRTVELTGEADFSVRHLPNHQRFVVVTPKGLNVIVLGTQFTVFSRERATRVALRSGRVQLTTQQKNEPPLIMHPGDLVTLNRQGRLALTRITHPEAMASWKDHRFVFEQTPLREIADMLHENYGLAVTIENSELAGRTISGSFTARNANEVLQLIAQLLQINYIRENNRVSFTD from the coding sequence ATGGAAGACATCGTCAACAAAGCGGTTCTGTTCGACTATTTTTCGGGTCGGGTGAGTCCGTTACAGAAGAAGTCAGTGGAGAGCTGGCTATCCGTCTCAGGTAATCTGGAGCTCTATTATCAGTGGCTCCATGAGTGGGAACTGAACCGATTACAAACCAATGCCAACTGGCAGCATGCCTACGAAAGAACGTCGATGCGGATCACCGACACATCGGCTATAGGTCGGCAGGAAAATCAGCAGCCGCCAACCAACTGGCGATCTGGACGCGTGATGCAGTGGATAAGCCATGTCTGGTTAGCGGCTGCCTCCATAATGCTGGTACTGGGCCTGGCAGGCTGGCTGTTTCGCGATGTGCTATTGTATCAGACGATTCGCACAGAGTTTGGTGAAACAAAAAGCGTAACCTTACCCGACGGTTCGGTCGTAACGCTTAATGCGAATTCATCACTCCGTTTCCCGCGATGGTTTGACACACCGATTGGCTTTGGCAAGTGGACGATCAATACCGATGCCTCCCGTCAGAATCAGCGAACGGTGGAACTGACCGGTGAGGCCGATTTCTCGGTCCGGCATCTGCCGAATCACCAGCGATTTGTGGTGGTGACACCTAAAGGGCTGAACGTGATCGTATTGGGAACACAGTTTACGGTCTTCAGCCGCGAACGGGCTACGCGGGTTGCGTTACGGTCAGGCCGGGTTCAGCTAACTACACAGCAAAAAAACGAACCCCCACTCATCATGCACCCCGGCGATCTGGTAACGCTTAACCGACAGGGACGACTGGCGCTGACCCGGATTACGCATCCGGAAGCAATGGCTTCCTGGAAAGACCATCGGTTTGTATTCGAGCAGACACCCCTGCGAGAAATTGCCGATATGCTCCACGAGAACTATGGTCTGGCCGTAACTATCGAAAATTCGGAGCTGGCTGGCCGGACTATTTCGGGCTCATTTACCGCCCGAAACGCGAATGAAGTACTGCAACTGATCGCGCAATTACTACAAATAAATTATATCCGCGAGAATAACCGTGTCTCGTTCACTGATTGA
- a CDS encoding RagB/SusD family nutrient uptake outer membrane protein, which yields MKTKYILAGLLMLSLTACKEQFLDLSPVSAVGTSTFFKTQSDVLTALNGAYGALQFNGQYGQLYVVSEIPSDDTSPVLSGSVTDQDEFDKFYVRTTNPYTLARWNDGYKGIYRANAVIERIGGVTMDETLKKRIVGEAKFLRALMYFNLVRVFGDVPLVLTEITDPLQGYEYGRTPVADVYTQIIKDLSDAEAVLSVSYTGADVGRATAGAAKSLLGKVYLTQKRYADAVTKLKEVIDKATYSLLPAYADLFKAANKNGKESVFEVQYKKGNIGEGSPFANSYAPENSGNAVITFGGGGNNHPTPDLDNSYETGDPRRNVSMASSYVNTSGVKIDYYYIKKYADPPVVNGDSDDNWYVLRYADVLLMYAEALNETSKTAEALPYLNQVRKRVGLADKAITAQADLRLAIEQERRVELAFEGHRWFDIVRTGRALPILQAKATSIGIKTALTENNLIFPIPQSQIDINPTKIKQNPGY from the coding sequence ATGAAAACAAAATATATCCTTGCGGGTCTGCTGATGCTAAGCCTGACAGCCTGCAAAGAGCAGTTTCTGGATCTGTCGCCGGTTTCTGCGGTTGGTACCTCTACTTTTTTTAAGACCCAGTCCGACGTGCTAACGGCCCTGAATGGCGCTTACGGAGCGTTGCAATTCAACGGGCAGTATGGGCAACTGTATGTCGTTTCGGAGATCCCCTCCGACGATACCAGCCCGGTTTTGTCCGGGTCAGTAACGGACCAGGATGAGTTTGATAAATTCTACGTCCGGACAACAAACCCTTACACACTGGCTCGCTGGAATGATGGCTATAAGGGTATTTATCGAGCCAACGCTGTTATCGAACGGATCGGCGGGGTTACGATGGACGAAACCCTCAAAAAACGAATTGTTGGTGAAGCCAAATTTTTGCGGGCGCTGATGTATTTCAATCTGGTTCGTGTTTTTGGTGATGTTCCGCTGGTGCTGACCGAAATTACCGATCCCCTGCAAGGCTACGAATATGGCCGGACTCCGGTTGCCGATGTATATACCCAGATCATCAAAGATTTGAGCGATGCCGAAGCAGTTCTCTCGGTTAGTTATACGGGAGCCGATGTGGGCCGCGCCACGGCGGGTGCCGCCAAGAGTTTACTGGGCAAAGTGTATCTGACCCAAAAACGGTATGCCGATGCGGTTACCAAACTCAAAGAGGTGATCGATAAGGCCACCTATTCGCTGTTGCCTGCCTATGCCGATCTGTTTAAAGCGGCTAATAAAAACGGCAAAGAGTCGGTATTTGAGGTACAATACAAGAAGGGGAATATTGGCGAAGGAAGCCCATTTGCCAATTCGTACGCACCCGAAAATTCGGGTAATGCGGTGATTACGTTTGGTGGCGGAGGCAATAATCACCCAACGCCCGATCTGGATAATAGCTACGAAACCGGCGATCCCCGCCGGAATGTCTCGATGGCCAGTAGCTACGTGAACACTAGCGGAGTTAAGATCGATTACTATTACATCAAAAAATACGCTGATCCACCGGTTGTAAACGGTGATTCGGACGATAACTGGTATGTGCTTCGCTATGCCGATGTGTTGCTGATGTATGCCGAAGCGCTGAACGAAACCAGTAAAACCGCCGAGGCATTACCCTATTTGAATCAGGTACGGAAGCGGGTTGGGCTGGCAGACAAAGCCATTACCGCTCAGGCCGATCTGCGACTGGCTATCGAGCAGGAACGACGGGTCGAACTGGCCTTTGAAGGACATCGCTGGTTCGATATCGTTCGTACAGGAAGAGCTTTGCCAATTTTACAGGCTAAAGCAACGTCGATTGGGATCAAAACGGCTTTGACGGAGAATAATCTCATATTCCCAATTCCCCAAAGTCAGATCGATATAAACCCAACCAAGATCAAGCAGAACCCCGGTTACTAA
- a CDS encoding SusC/RagA family TonB-linked outer membrane protein: MMYSVRVFRALLISLLLAGGRPGLAQFVATAKAFPRTTHQAERPQTQQLREVLNQFKVRYQVDILFEDRLVSDQLVNPGLIDLSASLEKNLTKLLKPQGLRFSKVKNGVYVVLEENKARKQTSMADINTLPMAVAASNEQPQPIQPGQIQTKELTLTTVDQTINGQVTDGATGNGLPGVSVVVKGTSRGTTTDGEGNYRVNVPDQNTGSTLTLVFSFIGYTTQEVVVGNRSSVNVTLASDDKTLNEVVVVGYGTQNRRELTGSVASLQTQTIKDQPVTNVVEGLTGRMPGVLVQQNTGAPGNAPSIKVRGLGSISAGNGPLVVVDGQPLNSGGLTNAGGLNQLNPNDIEKIDVLKDASATAIYGSRGSNGVVMVTTKRGKSGQSRINFDYFTGTQQVSKKMDMLNAQQFAEYSKEAFNTAYLERVPGAKITDPNSARPALLRYRYPRGEFPGANFDDPTSLTSYDYQDMIFRKAPISNYQLSASGGTEKVQYFISGNYLKQDGIIKKSGIDRYTVRSNIDAQLSSKLKVGLSFSPSFMAENRVNSDGHWASNGVINAALSLPPFMPIYQANGTTYNSQAFYAAPYDWPGITNPVANITEVDNRVTQLRLLGNAYAELSIWKTLRYRGTIGGDLNYLRQNQYQTSAIPLNQLLPPNVSTGSAYTNQNINWVTNHTLSYTLDLGTTHHLDALVGLESQRNDYEESRVNANNFPNDIVRSVNAGTIIGGTSYRDQWSLASYFARVTYSYKDRYLFNASVRRDGSSRFGQTSRFGTFPSASIGWRVIEESFMKAVPLISELKLRASYGLSGNNAFRNNDGSTNNYPAIGVLSKDNYVLGSALANGLATSSIANPQLSWEKSRQTDVGLDLGLFQNRILLTVDYYKRITTDLLLEVQVPTLTGFSTAVRNIGQVENKGMEFALSTRNINGSGAGAFTWTTDLNISFNRNKVLALGPTGDPIRSGTGVGETNITVIGQPLGSFFGYRQLGIFRDQTDLDSYPHFADSRPGDVKFEDVNGDKKIDANDRTTIGNNQPDFIYGITNSLSFKGFDLNIVAQGVQGGQILNLSRRFYENLEGNANELTTVLGRWRSPQEPGDGVTPRANTRSTGNNNQVSSRWVESATYFRIRNITLGYNVPRPFLQKIKVQSLRVYAGVQNALTVSKYLAYNPEVSGYEGPLTGGVDYGSYPLARTYTIGLNLGF, encoded by the coding sequence ATGATGTACTCTGTACGCGTATTCCGTGCCTTACTGATCAGTTTGCTGCTGGCAGGAGGCCGTCCCGGACTGGCACAATTTGTGGCAACAGCCAAAGCATTTCCCCGAACGACCCATCAGGCCGAACGCCCTCAGACCCAACAACTGCGTGAGGTGTTGAATCAGTTTAAAGTTCGTTATCAGGTTGATATTCTGTTTGAAGATCGCCTGGTAAGCGACCAACTGGTCAATCCCGGCCTAATTGATCTGTCGGCTTCGCTGGAAAAAAACCTGACGAAACTGTTAAAGCCACAGGGGCTTCGCTTCTCGAAAGTGAAAAACGGCGTCTATGTCGTACTGGAAGAGAACAAAGCCAGAAAACAGACATCAATGGCGGATATCAATACGCTGCCAATGGCCGTAGCAGCGTCTAACGAACAACCGCAACCCATACAGCCGGGACAGATCCAGACCAAAGAACTGACGCTAACTACCGTCGATCAGACAATAAACGGGCAGGTGACCGACGGCGCAACGGGTAATGGCCTGCCCGGAGTAAGTGTAGTTGTGAAGGGAACGAGCCGGGGAACCACAACCGATGGCGAAGGAAATTACCGGGTAAATGTACCGGACCAGAATACCGGTAGCACGTTGACGCTGGTGTTCTCCTTCATTGGTTATACCACGCAGGAAGTCGTTGTTGGGAACCGGAGTTCGGTGAATGTGACGCTGGCCAGCGACGACAAAACCCTGAACGAGGTTGTGGTTGTGGGGTATGGCACCCAAAATCGGCGTGAATTAACCGGTTCTGTGGCTTCTCTGCAAACACAAACCATTAAAGATCAGCCCGTAACGAATGTGGTTGAGGGGCTTACGGGCCGAATGCCGGGTGTTTTGGTACAACAGAATACGGGAGCACCGGGCAATGCGCCTTCTATTAAAGTACGCGGATTAGGGTCGATTAGCGCGGGTAATGGCCCGCTGGTGGTCGTCGATGGACAGCCGCTCAACTCGGGTGGACTAACCAATGCGGGTGGTCTAAACCAACTCAATCCGAATGATATTGAGAAGATCGACGTGCTCAAAGATGCGTCGGCAACGGCTATTTATGGGTCGCGTGGATCGAATGGCGTGGTAATGGTTACGACCAAACGGGGAAAATCGGGGCAAAGCCGGATCAACTTCGATTACTTTACCGGTACGCAGCAGGTGAGCAAGAAAATGGATATGCTCAATGCACAGCAGTTTGCGGAGTATTCAAAAGAAGCCTTTAATACGGCTTATCTGGAACGCGTTCCGGGCGCAAAAATTACCGACCCGAACAGTGCCCGACCCGCCCTGCTACGTTATCGGTACCCAAGGGGTGAATTTCCAGGTGCGAATTTCGACGATCCGACCAGCTTAACGTCCTACGATTATCAAGATATGATTTTCCGGAAAGCACCCATCAGCAACTACCAGTTGTCGGCTTCGGGAGGTACTGAAAAAGTACAGTATTTCATCTCCGGAAATTACCTGAAGCAGGATGGAATCATTAAAAAGTCGGGCATCGACCGCTACACAGTTCGTTCGAATATTGACGCACAGCTCTCTTCCAAACTTAAAGTAGGCTTGAGTTTCAGTCCATCGTTCATGGCCGAAAATCGGGTCAACTCCGATGGTCACTGGGCCAGCAATGGGGTTATCAACGCGGCTCTTTCGTTACCACCGTTTATGCCGATCTATCAGGCAAACGGCACCACTTACAACTCTCAGGCATTTTATGCGGCCCCCTACGACTGGCCCGGCATTACCAACCCGGTTGCTAACATAACCGAAGTCGATAACCGTGTAACACAGCTTCGGTTGCTGGGTAACGCATACGCCGAACTATCGATCTGGAAAACGCTCCGTTACCGGGGAACCATCGGGGGCGATCTGAACTACCTTCGCCAGAATCAATACCAGACATCGGCAATACCCCTGAACCAGTTGCTGCCGCCAAACGTAAGCACCGGTTCGGCTTATACCAACCAGAACATCAACTGGGTCACAAACCATACGCTGAGCTACACGCTCGATCTGGGAACGACCCACCATCTGGATGCGCTGGTTGGTCTGGAGTCGCAGCGAAACGATTATGAAGAGAGCCGGGTGAATGCCAATAACTTCCCCAATGATATTGTTCGCTCGGTCAATGCGGGTACTATAATAGGAGGAACTTCCTACCGGGATCAGTGGTCGCTGGCATCGTATTTCGCCCGTGTCACTTATAGCTACAAAGACCGGTATCTATTCAATGCCTCTGTTCGGCGGGATGGTTCATCGCGGTTTGGGCAAACCAGCCGTTTCGGTACATTCCCCTCGGCTTCAATTGGCTGGCGGGTTATTGAAGAGTCGTTTATGAAAGCGGTGCCACTTATTTCGGAGCTGAAACTGCGGGCCAGTTATGGCTTATCGGGCAATAATGCGTTCCGGAATAACGACGGCTCCACGAACAACTACCCGGCCATTGGTGTGCTGAGTAAAGACAATTATGTATTGGGTAGTGCACTGGCAAATGGCCTGGCCACCAGCAGTATTGCCAATCCACAACTGAGCTGGGAAAAAAGTCGGCAGACGGATGTTGGCCTTGATCTGGGGCTCTTTCAGAACCGCATTCTGTTGACGGTGGATTATTACAAACGCATCACCACCGATTTATTGCTCGAAGTTCAGGTGCCAACGCTGACTGGCTTCTCAACGGCCGTTCGAAACATTGGACAGGTTGAAAACAAGGGCATGGAGTTTGCCTTGTCGACCCGGAATATCAATGGATCGGGTGCGGGTGCCTTTACCTGGACAACAGACCTGAATATTTCCTTCAACCGGAACAAAGTACTGGCACTCGGACCCACGGGCGATCCAATCCGGAGCGGCACTGGTGTAGGCGAAACCAATATCACGGTTATTGGTCAACCACTGGGGAGTTTCTTTGGTTACAGGCAGTTGGGCATTTTCCGCGATCAGACCGATCTGGATAGTTATCCGCACTTTGCCGATAGCCGACCCGGCGATGTGAAATTTGAGGATGTGAACGGGGATAAAAAGATTGATGCCAATGACCGGACAACGATCGGCAACAACCAGCCTGATTTTATATACGGTATCACCAACTCATTGTCATTCAAAGGGTTCGATCTGAACATTGTTGCGCAGGGTGTTCAGGGTGGTCAGATTCTGAACCTCTCCCGCCGATTCTACGAAAACCTGGAAGGGAATGCCAACGAGCTAACGACCGTACTAGGTCGCTGGCGTTCTCCGCAGGAACCCGGCGATGGCGTAACCCCACGGGCCAATACGCGCTCAACGGGTAACAACAATCAGGTGTCGAGCCGCTGGGTAGAAAGTGCGACCTATTTCCGGATTCGGAACATCACCCTGGGCTATAACGTGCCGCGGCCTTTCCTGCAAAAAATTAAAGTGCAGTCGTTGCGGGTCTACGCCGGTGTGCAGAACGCCTTGACTGTTTCGAAATACCTGGCCTACAATCCGGAAGTGAGCGGCTACGAAGGACCACTGACGGGCGGTGTCGATTACGGATCGTATCCGCTGGCGCGTACCTATACCATTGGTTTAAACCTGGGCTTTTAA
- a CDS encoding GH92 family glycosyl hydrolase has translation MRKILFLFLLAGPLFAQTKQPVDYVNPLIGSAPSQTPTAKRHSEAGSELKGQIAPAIGRPHAMTTWTPQTQATETKCIAPYYYNDPKINGFRGTHWLNGSCVQDYGSVSIMPVSGKLALRPAERGSRFDHKTETVTPAYYDVRLTDSNIRAELSAHTRAGLLQFTFGTGGDNAILVEPNSDEGEGYVEIHPERNEIVGYNPAHRIYQGAGQSAGFSGHFVVQFDRPLTTFGTWTNYEPSAGSKQAKGVGRKESVGAYVRWNLKPGDVVRVRVGTSFVSEAGARKNLQTELSDWNLARVRQQTEAAWNAELGRMQATGRDTDKTMFYTALYHANLTPRIFSDSDGAYPGFADDTAIHKASGFDYYCDFSLWDTFRACQPLQNLLNPKRSGDMMQSLVKKAEQGGWMPIFPCWNSYTAAMIGDHAQSAIADAYSKGVRNFDVKGAYKYLRKNAFDVNSDPKSYEAGKGRRALASYLQYKYIPLEDSVWQAFHKREQVSRTLEYAYDDFCLGQLAKALGQTSDATILNQRARNYRNVLDPATGYVRGRYADGRWIARFDPFALRVSFITEGSPAQYTFFVPQDVQGLARLVGGRERFVAKLDTLFNDGHYWHGNEPNNQISYLYACAGAPYKTQARVRQLVQDEYDTSPGGLSGNEDGGQMSAWLVFSMAGLYPVCPGTPYYVLGSPTLDAVTIRPGAGNASFTIKALANSSQNVYIQSATLNRKPFSRTYLTHNELVQGGELVLQMGPLPNKNWGSKPEEAMPSVLPE, from the coding sequence ATGCGTAAAATTCTCTTCCTGTTTCTGCTGGCTGGACCACTCTTTGCCCAGACAAAACAGCCGGTTGACTATGTTAATCCGCTGATTGGATCAGCACCCAGTCAGACACCGACCGCCAAACGCCATAGCGAAGCGGGAAGTGAACTGAAAGGGCAGATTGCTCCCGCCATCGGGCGACCGCACGCCATGACAACCTGGACACCGCAGACACAGGCAACAGAAACCAAGTGCATTGCTCCCTATTATTACAACGACCCCAAAATCAATGGGTTTCGCGGAACACACTGGCTCAATGGTAGTTGCGTTCAGGATTATGGTAGCGTCAGCATTATGCCAGTTTCCGGGAAACTCGCGTTACGTCCGGCTGAACGAGGGTCGCGCTTCGATCACAAAACCGAAACGGTTACGCCTGCTTATTACGATGTTCGGTTAACCGATTCGAATATTCGGGCAGAGTTGTCGGCGCATACACGAGCGGGACTGTTGCAGTTTACGTTTGGTACGGGTGGCGACAACGCTATTCTTGTTGAACCGAACAGCGATGAAGGGGAAGGGTATGTCGAAATTCACCCTGAACGGAACGAGATCGTAGGCTATAATCCGGCTCACCGAATCTATCAGGGTGCGGGGCAATCGGCAGGCTTTAGCGGCCATTTTGTGGTGCAGTTCGACCGGCCGCTCACCACCTTCGGAACCTGGACAAATTATGAACCATCGGCCGGATCGAAACAGGCCAAAGGAGTCGGCAGGAAAGAGTCCGTTGGCGCTTATGTTCGCTGGAATCTGAAACCGGGCGACGTTGTTCGCGTTCGGGTTGGAACATCGTTCGTGAGTGAGGCTGGAGCACGGAAAAACCTGCAAACCGAACTGTCTGACTGGAATCTCGCTCGCGTTCGTCAGCAAACCGAGGCAGCCTGGAATGCCGAACTTGGCCGGATGCAGGCTACGGGGCGCGATACGGATAAAACCATGTTTTACACGGCTCTTTATCATGCGAATCTGACGCCCCGTATCTTCTCGGATAGTGATGGAGCCTATCCTGGTTTTGCGGATGATACGGCCATTCACAAGGCCAGCGGCTTCGACTATTATTGTGATTTTAGCCTTTGGGATACCTTTCGGGCCTGTCAGCCGCTGCAAAATCTGCTGAATCCGAAACGGTCGGGCGATATGATGCAATCGCTGGTGAAAAAGGCCGAACAGGGGGGATGGATGCCTATTTTCCCCTGCTGGAATAGCTATACTGCGGCCATGATCGGCGATCATGCGCAGTCTGCTATTGCCGATGCTTACAGCAAAGGAGTCAGGAATTTTGATGTAAAAGGGGCTTATAAGTACCTGCGTAAAAACGCATTTGATGTAAACAGCGATCCCAAAAGCTACGAAGCCGGTAAAGGGCGACGAGCGCTGGCATCCTACCTTCAATATAAGTACATTCCACTTGAAGATTCGGTCTGGCAGGCATTTCACAAGCGGGAACAGGTTTCGCGGACCCTCGAATACGCATACGATGACTTTTGCCTTGGCCAACTCGCTAAAGCGCTTGGTCAAACGAGCGATGCCACTATCCTGAATCAGCGTGCCCGAAACTACCGGAATGTGCTGGACCCGGCAACGGGCTATGTACGTGGACGTTATGCCGATGGACGATGGATTGCCCGATTCGATCCGTTTGCGTTGCGCGTGTCGTTTATTACCGAAGGTTCGCCCGCTCAGTACACGTTCTTTGTTCCGCAGGATGTGCAGGGGCTTGCCAGACTCGTTGGCGGACGAGAGCGGTTCGTGGCCAAACTGGATACTCTGTTTAACGACGGGCACTACTGGCATGGTAATGAGCCGAATAACCAGATTTCATACCTCTACGCCTGTGCTGGTGCTCCTTACAAAACACAGGCTCGCGTTCGTCAGCTTGTTCAGGACGAATACGATACGTCGCCGGGGGGCTTGAGCGGAAATGAAGATGGCGGACAGATGTCGGCCTGGCTGGTGTTTAGCATGGCGGGACTGTATCCTGTATGTCCCGGAACGCCATATTACGTGCTGGGCAGCCCGACGCTCGATGCCGTAACGATCCGGCCGGGGGCAGGCAACGCTTCATTTACAATCAAAGCGCTGGCTAATTCATCCCAGAATGTCTATATCCAATCGGCTACACTGAATAGAAAGCCATTTAGTCGTACTTATCTGACCCACAATGAGCTAGTGCAGGGTGGAGAGTTGGTTCTTCAGATGGGCCCTTTGCCGAATAAGAATTGGGGAAGTAAGCCCGAAGAGGCCATGCCATCGGTTTTGCCGGAATAA
- a CDS encoding DUF2911 domain-containing protein, translating to MNAKQLLLTLACLLATLTINAQDDPAKRPSPPAQAKATVGGKTITINYSQPSVKGRELWGKLVPYGQVWRTGANETTSIDFSDNVTLEGKPLAKGRYALFTIPNEKEWTIIINKTIKWGAFTYKQDEDVLRVNVPVKQSKEFAEKMAFSISPKGVVSLVWGNAKVDFTVK from the coding sequence ATGAACGCAAAGCAACTTCTGCTCACCCTTGCCTGCCTCCTGGCTACCTTAACGATCAACGCTCAGGACGATCCGGCCAAACGACCCAGTCCACCTGCACAGGCTAAAGCGACAGTTGGTGGTAAAACCATCACGATAAACTACAGCCAGCCCTCGGTGAAAGGGCGGGAGCTCTGGGGGAAACTCGTTCCCTATGGTCAGGTATGGCGTACGGGTGCCAACGAAACTACCTCCATCGACTTTTCGGACAATGTAACGCTCGAAGGTAAACCACTTGCCAAAGGCCGCTATGCGCTGTTCACCATTCCGAATGAAAAAGAATGGACGATTATCATTAACAAAACCATCAAATGGGGCGCTTTCACCTATAAACAGGATGAAGATGTGTTACGGGTCAATGTACCCGTGAAACAGTCAAAAGAATTTGCCGAAAAAATGGCATTCTCGATTTCGCCCAAGGGTGTGGTATCGCTGGTATGGGGCAACGCAAAAGTCGATTTTACGGTAAAGTGA
- a CDS encoding glycoside hydrolase family 88/105 protein: protein MDNLPSFKRLLIAVLSVTLLVGTGFGNVPKEKGRNPIPMRRNGVRDEVFSPKYIKEVLLKTTQWQLQHPKHSPTDWTNGAFYAGIFAAYETTKSPLILDSLMAIGERNQWRPGKRFDHADDIAVCQMYIDLYRLKKDRRMIQPTIDTVQKMQKVAGPELAKHGQTWWWCDALFMAPPVLAKLSTTLNDPAYNTFSDSLFKQTYTLLYNQQEHLFARDANYLVDANGVGKKEANGQKIFWSRGNGWVMGGLVRVLEELPAKHPSRPFYLTLYRQMSERLLALQQADGLWRASLLDPAAYPGGEASGSGFDCYALAWGINQGILPKKTYQPAVEKAWVALTKLVSPEGRVGWVQPIGGDPRRNFSEDSWEVYGTGAFLLAGSQIIKLKP from the coding sequence ATGGATAATTTGCCGAGCTTTAAACGATTATTGATTGCAGTTCTGAGTGTAACTCTACTCGTTGGAACGGGATTTGGCAATGTGCCAAAAGAAAAAGGTCGGAATCCCATCCCGATGCGCCGAAATGGGGTTCGTGATGAAGTTTTTTCTCCGAAATACATTAAAGAAGTCCTGCTGAAAACAACGCAGTGGCAATTGCAGCATCCCAAGCACAGCCCAACCGACTGGACCAATGGAGCGTTCTATGCAGGTATTTTTGCCGCTTATGAAACTACTAAATCGCCACTGATTCTGGATTCATTGATGGCGATCGGTGAGCGAAATCAGTGGCGTCCCGGCAAACGCTTCGACCATGCCGATGATATAGCGGTTTGCCAGATGTATATCGATTTGTACCGGCTTAAAAAAGATCGGCGGATGATTCAGCCAACGATCGATACGGTCCAGAAAATGCAAAAAGTGGCAGGGCCCGAACTTGCCAAACATGGCCAGACCTGGTGGTGGTGTGATGCCTTATTTATGGCACCGCCCGTGCTGGCAAAATTGAGTACGACGTTAAACGATCCTGCCTATAATACCTTCTCTGATTCGTTGTTCAAACAGACGTATACTTTGCTTTACAACCAGCAGGAGCATTTGTTTGCCCGCGACGCGAATTATCTGGTCGATGCAAACGGTGTTGGAAAGAAAGAAGCAAACGGTCAGAAAATTTTCTGGTCGAGGGGCAATGGCTGGGTTATGGGTGGCCTGGTGCGCGTTTTGGAGGAACTTCCCGCCAAACACCCAAGCCGACCTTTTTATCTGACCCTATATCGGCAGATGAGCGAACGCCTGCTGGCACTTCAGCAAGCCGACGGATTGTGGCGTGCCAGTTTGCTGGACCCGGCTGCCTATCCGGGTGGCGAAGCGAGTGGTTCTGGTTTCGATTGCTATGCCCTCGCCTGGGGTATCAATCAGGGAATTCTGCCCAAGAAAACATACCAGCCCGCTGTCGAAAAAGCATGGGTTGCGTTAACAAAGCTGGTTTCGCCCGAAGGCCGGGTAGGGTGGGTACAGCCCATTGGCGGAGATCCCCGTCGTAATTTCAGCGAAGACAGCTGGGAGGTTTACGGCACGGGTGCTTTTCTGCTGGCTGGTTCACAAATTATCAAGTTAAAACCGTAG